In Candidatus Eisenbacteria bacterium, the sequence TTCCCCCTTGCGGAAGAGGTAGTGGAATCCGATCGACGAGGATCCGTAGGTGAGCTCGATGTTGAGACCCTGCGTGCTCTCCGTGTCCGCGCGACCGCGGAGCGTGAGAAAACCGAACGGCTCGTACTCCGCCCCGAACACGGGGATGATGTCGCCGAAGTCGTCCCCCGCGAACCTCCGCGCCTCTGCGAAGACGAAGAGCGCGTTCGGAAGAAGCGCCGCGCGCGCCCCCGCCTCATAGATCCGCCCGAGCTTGAACTCCCCGAACTCAGTCCGAAAGAGGTTCCTCCCGTTCGCGACGAGGTCGATCCGCGGATGGGGCTTCCATGCAAGCCCGATGTCCCACGAATCGACCGCGTCGAGATCATCATCGTCCGACGCGCACCAGGTATAGGCGATCCCGATCGCCGCGTTCCGATCGACCCGCTTCGCGACCGCGAGCGTGTAGCGCCGCATCGTCCGCTCCTCCGCCCACGCGAACGACTCGGTCGCGAACCCGAAGGCGCGCGAGCGGACACAGAGAAGGTTGTCTTCGTCGAGGATCCCCTCGGTTTGAACTTGCCCGTAGACGATCTCGGGACGCTCCTCCATCGCGAGCCATGCGGGGGCGGTCGCGACCGCGGTCGCGTACCGGTTCCCCGCCCAAGGGACCGGGTCGAAGCGGGAGGCGATCGGCACCAGTACCCGCTCCACCCGCTCCCCGGCCGGCGCGAGCGACGGGACAAGGATCGATGCGAGGAGGAGCGCTCGCACACGAGTGTTCATCTCGATCCCCCAGGGGAAGGTGGCGGAACCCGAGGCGATAGGATACCGTATCAGGGTGCTCCTGTTAAGGAACGAGATCCCGCCCTCCGGGCGGAAGTCGGGTTTCGGGAGGCGCGGCATGCGCGCGGTGGTCGCGGACGGAAAAGGCGGGGTTCGAATCGGGGAGGTCCCCCTCCCGCGCGTACCGGCGGACGGAGCGCTCGTCCGGGTCGCCGCGGTCGGGATCTGCGGCTCCGACACGCACAAGCTCGCCGGCGCCGAAAGAGGAACGGTTCTCGGGCACGAGGTCGCCGGGGTCGTCGAGAGGATCGGGCCGCGCGCGCGCGAATGGCGCGCGGGGGACCGGATCGTCGTCGCGCACCATGTCCCCTGCGGGCGCTGCCGCTTCTGCCGATCCGGCCACGAGTCGCAGTGCGCGCTCTTCCGCTCGACGAACCTCGACCCGGGCGGCTGGGCGGAGTTCGTCGCGGCGACGGGCGGGCACCTTCGGCTCGCGGCGTTCCGCATCCCGCGGCGGATGGACGAGGGCCTCGCGAGCCTCACCGAGCCGCTCGCGTGCTGTCTTCGCGCGGTCCGGAGAAGCGAGGCGAGGCGCGGGGAGACCTTCGTCGTCGTCGGCCTCGGCTTCGTCGGGCTCCTCCTCGCGGCGCTCCTTCGAAAGCGCGGCGCCCGCGTCCTCGGCCT encodes:
- a CDS encoding alcohol dehydrogenase catalytic domain-containing protein, with translation MRAVVADGKGGVRIGEVPLPRVPADGALVRVAAVGICGSDTHKLAGAERGTVLGHEVAGVVERIGPRAREWRAGDRIVVAHHVPCGRCRFCRSGHESQCALFRSTNLDPGGWAEFVAATGGHLRLAAFRIPRRMDEGLASLTEPLACCLRAVRRSEARRGETFVVVGLGFVGLLLAALLRKRGARVLGLDRITERTRFASRWCGAVPLPADPKRAAASVRRRTKGDGADQVLLAAGAAETFGLALDLVRRGGTVHLFSAPDEGTRVSFDPNRIYKREVRVLATYSSSPRDLRAAWRLIRSGSLPFEELITHRLPLDRIDEGLRAIRSGNARKVVLVPGTHGFVPGTPGGGR